A DNA window from Pirellulales bacterium contains the following coding sequences:
- the hpt gene encoding hypoxanthine phosphoribosyltransferase, whose amino-acid sequence MKLVLTEDEIRAGVARMAGTISGFYGQRHVTIVGVLTGSVILLADLVRQLNMPLRLALVQARSYRGRATRPGPLAIDAEHLPELAGRHVLLLDDIFDTGHTLQELVSQLRRHEPESIRTAVLLRKQGRQQVELEPDWVGFDIPDEFVVGYGLDYDDLYRNLPCLMALEAADLAAGEPLA is encoded by the coding sequence GTGAAGTTGGTGCTGACCGAAGACGAGATTCGAGCCGGTGTCGCGCGCATGGCGGGGACGATTTCCGGCTTCTATGGTCAGCGGCATGTCACCATCGTGGGCGTGCTCACCGGCAGCGTGATCTTATTGGCCGACCTGGTGCGGCAGTTGAACATGCCTTTGCGTTTGGCGCTAGTGCAGGCCAGAAGCTACCGAGGTCGCGCCACGCGGCCGGGTCCGCTGGCGATCGACGCCGAGCACCTGCCAGAGCTTGCCGGACGTCATGTGCTGTTGCTCGACGACATTTTCGACACCGGACATACCTTGCAAGAGTTGGTTTCACAGCTTCGCCGCCACGAGCCTGAGTCGATCCGTACCGCCGTGTTGCTGCGCAAGCAGGGGCGTCAGCAGGTGGAACTGGAACCGGATTGGGTGGGGTTCGACATCCCCGACGAGTTCGTTGTGGGTTATGGTCTCGATTACGATGATCTGTACCGGAACCTGCCTTGCCTGATGGCGCTCGAGGCGGCCGATTTGGCCGCGGGGGAGCCTCTGGCGTGA